In Salvelinus alpinus chromosome 22, SLU_Salpinus.1, whole genome shotgun sequence, one genomic interval encodes:
- the LOC139549648 gene encoding shematrin-like protein 3, with protein MSLLGGVVSGMSLLGGVVSGMSLLGGVVSGMSLLGAVVSGMSLLGAVVSGMSLLDGVVSGMSLLGGVVSGMSLLDGVVSGMSLLGAVVSGMSLLDGVVSGMSLLGGVVSGMSLLGGVVSGMSLLDGVVSGMSLLGTVVSGMSLLDGVVSGMSLLGGVGSGMSLLGGVVSGMSLLDGVVSDMSLLGGVGSGMSLLGGVGSGMSLLGGVGSGMSLLDGVVSGMSLLGGVGSGMSLLGGVGSGMSLLDGVGSGMSLLGGVGSGMSLLGGVERGSSDSGLSVSVRAALSQGRLPFWPQRP; from the exons ATGTCTCTTCTAGGCGGCGTGGTCAGTGGCATGTCTCTTCTAGGCGGCGTGGTCAGTGGCATGTCTCTTCTAGGCGGCGTGGTCAGTGGCATGTCTCTTCTAGGCGCCGTGGTCAGTGGCATGTCTCTTCTAGGCGCCGTGGTCAGTGGCATGTCTCTTCTAGACGGCGTGGTCAGTGGCATGTCTCTTCTAGGCGGCGTGGTCAGTGGCATGTCTCTTCTAGACGGCGTGGTCAGTGGCATGTCTCTTCTAGGCGCCGTGGTCAGTGGCATGTCTCTTCTAGACGGCGTGGTCAGTGGCATGTCTCTTCTAGGCGGCGTGGTCAGTGGCATGTCTCTTCTAGGCGGCGTGGTCAGTGGCATGTCTCTTCTAGACGGCGTGGTCAGTGGCATGTCTCTTCTAGGCACCGTGGTCAGTGGCATGTCTCTTCTAGACGGCGTGGTCAGTGGCATGTCTCTTCTAGGCGGCGTGGGCAGTGGCATGTCTCTTCTAGGCGGCGTGGTCAGTGGCATGTCTCTTCTAGACGGCGTGGTCAGTGACATGTCTCTTCTAGGCGGCGTGGGCAGTGGCATGTCTCTTCTAGGCGGCGTGGGCAGTGGCATGTCTCTTCTAGGCGGCGTGGGCAGTGGCATGTCTCTTCTAGACGGCGTGGTCAGTGGCATGTCTCTTCTAGGCGGCGTGGGCAGTGGCATGTCTCTTCTAGGCGGCGTGGGCAGTGGCATGTCTCTTCTAGACGGCGTGGGCAGTGGCATGTCTCTTCTAGGCGGCGTGGGCAGTGGCATGTCTCTTCTAGGCGGCGTG GAGCGAGGTTCCTCTGACAGTGGACTGAGTGTCTCTGTGAGAGCGGCTCTCAGCCAGGGACGACTGCCCTTCTGGCCACAGCGCCCATGA
- the LOC139549428 gene encoding SPRY domain-containing SOCS box protein 4-like, translating into MGQKISGSIKSVDARGEPSYRPVRRELRGPDFCRPPRLDLLLDMPPATSDLQLHHAWNPEDRSLNVFVKEDDKLTFHRHPVAQSTDCIRGQVGYTRGLHVWRIHWPARQRGTHAVVGVGTADSLLHSVGYTALVGSDCESWGWDLGRNRLYHDSKNRLASTSAPTYPCFLEADESFVLPDALLVVLDMDEGSLSFMVDGQYLGVAFRGLKGRRLYPIVSAVWGHCEVSIHYVNGLDPEPLPLMDLCRRVARLALGRDRVNQIDTLPLPETIKNYLQYQ; encoded by the exons ATGGGTCAGAAGATCTCGGGCAGCATCAAGTCGGTTGACGCACGGGGCGAGCCCTCATATCGGCCTGTCCGCCGTGAGCTGCGGGGTCCAGACTTCTGCCGGCCTCCTCGTCTTGACCTACTTTTGGACATGCCCCCTGCGACCTCTGACCTGCAGCTCCACCATGCCTGGAACCCAGAGGACCGCTCGCTCAACGTCTTTGTCAAGGAGGACGACAAGCTGACCTTCCACCGCCACCCGGTGGCCCAGAGCACCGACTGCATCCGCGGCCAGGTGGGCTACACACGGGGGCTCCATGTCTGGCGGATCCACTGGCCGGCGAGACAACGAGGAACACACGCTGTCGTAGGGGTGGGCACGGCTGACTCTCTTCTACACTCTGTGGGTTACACAGCCCTGGTGGGTTCTGACTGTGAGTCGTGGGGTTGGGACTTGGGCCGGAACAGACTCTACCACGACAGTAAGAACCGGCTGGCCTCCACTTCGGCACCAACATACCCGTGTTTCCTGGAGGCAGACGAGTCGTTTGTTCTGCCGGATGCCCTGCTGGTGGTGCTGGACATGGACGAGGGCTCGCTCAGCTTCATGGTGGACGGCCAGTACCTGGGCGTGGCCTTCAGAGGGTTAAAGGGCAGGAGGCTGTACCCTATCGTCAGTGCCGTGTGGGGACACTgtgaggtctccatccactacgTCAATGGACTGGATC CGGAGCCCCTCCCCCTGATGGACCTGTGCAGGCGAGTGGCCAGGCTGGCTCTGGGGCGGGACCGAGTCAACCAGATAGACACCCTCCCTCTGCCAGAGACCATCAAGAACTACCTCCAGTACCAGTGA